One segment of Streptomyces sp. NBC_01463 DNA contains the following:
- a CDS encoding alpha/beta hydrolase, with product MQDAQVTAGGARIRWVDIAGHDTTAPPRLYLHGLGASSGPYFTASATHPLLAGGRALLMDLLGFGISDRPTDFVYTLEDHADAVANALETAGVRDAEVVAHSMGGAVAIVLAARHPHLVARLVLVDANLDPVVPSPVPPAGSSGIAAYTEEEFLAHGRDEVRERVGAHWWSTMRLAGPEALHRSAVHLARGTTPTMRALLLELPIPVTYLRPESDGPLPGEDALTAGGVRVIAVPDCGHNIMLDNPGAFAKETARGFS from the coding sequence GGGTGGACATCGCGGGCCACGACACCACCGCGCCGCCCCGGCTCTATCTGCACGGACTCGGCGCCTCCAGCGGCCCCTACTTCACGGCGAGCGCCACCCACCCGCTGCTCGCCGGCGGCCGCGCCCTGCTGATGGACCTGCTCGGCTTCGGCATCAGCGACCGGCCCACGGACTTCGTCTACACCCTGGAGGACCACGCGGACGCCGTCGCGAACGCGCTGGAGACGGCCGGGGTCCGGGACGCGGAAGTCGTCGCGCACAGCATGGGCGGCGCGGTGGCGATCGTCCTCGCGGCCCGCCACCCGCACCTGGTGGCACGGCTGGTGCTGGTGGACGCGAATCTCGACCCGGTCGTCCCGTCGCCGGTGCCGCCGGCGGGCAGCAGCGGCATCGCCGCTTATACGGAGGAGGAGTTCCTGGCCCACGGCCGGGACGAGGTCCGTGAGCGGGTGGGCGCGCACTGGTGGTCGACCATGCGGCTCGCCGGGCCCGAGGCCCTGCACCGCAGCGCGGTCCACCTGGCGCGCGGGACGACGCCGACGATGCGGGCACTCCTGCTGGAGCTGCCGATCCCGGTGACGTACCTGCGCCCGGAGAGCGACGGTCCGCTGCCGGGCGAGGACGCGCTCACGGCGGGCGGGGTACGCGTGATCGCGGTCCCGGACTGCGGGCACAACATCATGCTCGACAACCCCGGGGCGTTCGCGAAGGAGACGGCGCGGGGGTTCAGCTGA
- a CDS encoding MFS transporter, with the protein MSTGSGADSAPAPTSTHESKPGGTFSSLKIRNYRLFATGAVISNTGTWMSRITQDWLVLSLTGSAAAVGITTALQFLPMLLFGLYGGVIADRLPKRKLLLFSQAALGLCGTALAVLTLSGVVQVWHVYLIAFLLGMVTVVDNPARQSFVSEMVGPAQLRNAVSLNSANFQSARLIGPAVAGVLITSVGSGWAFMFNGLSFLAPLVGLMMMRTSELHKAVVVPRAKGQLREGLRYVSGRPELIWPIVLVGFVGTFGFNFPIWLTAFADEVFHGGAGMYSFFNILMAAGSLVGALLAARRRSSRLRMLVAAGTAFGLLEIIASVSPSVWLFSILLVPIGMIGLTTNISANTSVQMAADPAMRGRVMSLYMMVFAGGTPVGAPIVGWISDAYGVRTGMAVGGAFSLVAALGVGLMLARVGGLRLKVDLRPGRPHVRFVPREQLATAA; encoded by the coding sequence TTGAGTACGGGATCCGGAGCAGACTCCGCCCCCGCACCGACTTCCACCCACGAGAGCAAGCCCGGCGGGACCTTCTCGTCGCTGAAGATCCGTAACTACCGCCTGTTCGCAACCGGCGCCGTGATCTCCAACACCGGTACCTGGATGTCCCGCATCACGCAGGACTGGCTCGTCCTGAGCCTCACCGGGTCCGCCGCCGCCGTCGGCATCACCACGGCACTCCAGTTCCTCCCGATGCTTCTCTTCGGCCTGTACGGCGGCGTCATCGCCGACCGTCTCCCGAAGCGCAAGCTCCTGCTCTTCAGCCAGGCGGCACTCGGCCTGTGCGGGACCGCGCTCGCCGTCCTCACGCTCTCCGGCGTGGTCCAGGTGTGGCACGTCTACCTGATCGCGTTCCTGCTCGGCATGGTCACGGTCGTGGACAACCCGGCCCGCCAGTCGTTCGTCTCCGAGATGGTCGGCCCCGCCCAGCTGCGGAACGCGGTCAGCCTGAACTCGGCGAACTTCCAGTCCGCCCGGCTCATCGGTCCCGCCGTCGCGGGTGTGCTGATCACCTCGGTCGGCAGCGGCTGGGCCTTCATGTTCAACGGACTGTCGTTCCTCGCGCCGCTCGTCGGCCTGATGATGATGCGGACCAGCGAGCTGCACAAGGCCGTCGTCGTGCCGCGTGCCAAGGGGCAGCTGCGCGAAGGCCTGCGGTACGTCTCCGGCCGCCCGGAGCTGATCTGGCCGATCGTCCTCGTCGGCTTCGTCGGTACGTTCGGCTTCAACTTCCCGATCTGGCTGACTGCCTTCGCGGACGAGGTCTTCCACGGCGGCGCCGGGATGTACTCGTTCTTCAACATCCTGATGGCGGCCGGCTCCCTGGTCGGCGCCCTGCTCGCAGCCCGCCGCCGCTCCTCGCGGCTGCGGATGCTGGTGGCCGCCGGTACGGCGTTCGGTCTGCTGGAGATCATCGCCTCCGTCTCGCCGTCCGTCTGGCTGTTCTCGATCCTGCTGGTCCCGATCGGCATGATCGGCCTGACGACCAACATCAGCGCGAACACCAGCGTGCAGATGGCGGCCGACCCGGCCATGCGAGGCCGGGTGATGAGCCTGTACATGATGGTCTTCGCCGGGGGTACGCCGGTGGGCGCCCCGATCGTCGGCTGGATCAGCGACGCGTACGGCGTCCGGACCGGAATGGCGGTCGGCGGGGCGTTCTCGCTGGTGGCCGCGCTCGGTGTCGGCCTCATGCTGGCCCGCGTCGGCGGCCTGCGCCTCAAGGTCGACCTGCGCCCGGGCCGCCCGCACGTGCGGTTCGTCCCGCGCGAGCAGCTGGCGACGGCGGCCTGA
- the thpR gene encoding RNA 2',3'-cyclic phosphodiesterase — translation MRLFAAVLPPAPAVEELRRAVVRLRSLPGADTLRWTGTPGWHYTLAFLGEVDEDLLPDLYGRLERAAHRTEAFGMRVHGGGRFDGRALWAGAAGALDALRLLAERAHAAARRAGVPMEEHRRYTPHLTLARSRVPADLTPFTAALEGFEGLRWEAGELSLVRSHLPVDGVPGEQPRYEVVRAWPLGR, via the coding sequence ATGAGACTCTTCGCCGCCGTCCTGCCACCGGCCCCCGCGGTCGAGGAGCTGCGCCGTGCCGTGGTCCGGCTGCGCTCCCTGCCCGGCGCCGACACCCTGCGCTGGACCGGGACCCCGGGCTGGCACTACACGCTGGCCTTCCTCGGGGAGGTCGACGAGGACCTGCTGCCGGACCTGTACGGCCGGCTGGAGCGGGCCGCGCACCGGACCGAGGCGTTCGGGATGCGCGTCCACGGCGGCGGCCGGTTCGACGGACGGGCGCTGTGGGCGGGGGCCGCGGGCGCGCTCGACGCCCTGCGGCTGCTGGCCGAGCGCGCCCACGCCGCCGCGCGCCGGGCCGGGGTACCGATGGAGGAGCACCGCCGCTACACCCCGCACCTGACCCTGGCCCGCAGCCGCGTCCCGGCGGACCTGACCCCGTTCACCGCTGCCCTGGAAGGCTTCGAGGGCCTGCGCTGGGAGGCCGGTGAGCTCAGTCTCGTACGCAGTCATCTGCCGGTGGACGGGGTGCCGGGGGAGCAGCCGCGGTACGAGGTGGTGCGGGCCTGGCCGCTGGGACGGTGA
- a CDS encoding DUF2530 domain-containing protein: MAKWTPKHEAPEPLEGPVVATITGGTILWFVLFLVQLPFYGWFDDHGHLWWVWTCLAGAGLGLIGIWYVRGRDAALKRAAAAGDDSAETPGATA; this comes from the coding sequence ATGGCGAAGTGGACACCGAAGCACGAGGCACCCGAGCCCCTGGAGGGGCCGGTCGTCGCGACCATCACCGGCGGCACGATCCTCTGGTTCGTCCTCTTCCTGGTCCAGCTCCCCTTCTACGGCTGGTTCGACGACCACGGACACCTGTGGTGGGTGTGGACCTGCCTGGCCGGTGCGGGGCTCGGACTGATCGGCATCTGGTACGTACGGGGCCGCGACGCGGCACTCAAGCGCGCCGCCGCCGCGGGCGACGACTCCGCGGAGACCCCGGGCGCCACCGCCTGA
- a CDS encoding MarR family transcriptional regulator yields the protein MPDLIHDSDSAAAVSSLRSAVMLLGRRLKHQRVDESLSPTEMSVLGTLARCGSATPGELARKEHVQPPSMTRIVALLEAKGLVRLEPHPDDRRQKMVSQTEQAEAMLAESRNKRNAWLTTLAEGLDEDEWETLRNAAPVLEKLAHL from the coding sequence ATGCCTGACCTGATCCACGACAGCGACAGTGCCGCCGCCGTGAGCTCCCTTCGTTCCGCCGTCATGCTGCTCGGCCGGCGCCTGAAGCACCAGCGCGTCGACGAGTCGCTGAGCCCGACCGAGATGTCGGTGCTCGGCACACTCGCCCGTTGCGGTTCCGCCACCCCCGGTGAGCTGGCCCGCAAGGAGCATGTGCAGCCGCCGTCGATGACCCGCATCGTCGCGCTGCTGGAAGCGAAGGGTCTTGTCAGACTGGAACCGCACCCCGATGACCGTCGTCAGAAGATGGTCAGCCAGACCGAGCAGGCCGAGGCCATGCTCGCGGAGAGCCGCAACAAGCGGAACGCCTGGCTGACCACCCTCGCCGAAGGCCTGGACGAGGACGAGTGGGAGACGCTGCGCAACGCGGCGCCCGTGCTGGAGAAGCTCGCCCACCTGTAG
- a CDS encoding cation-translocating P-type ATPase, with translation MTQRAPDPSGDEPDGSSGPPGADRPVLIDAGSELDPVHPVELPADGRGLTAAEVAERIARGEVNDVPVRSSRSVTEIVRANVFTRFNLIIGVLWVIMLFVAPIQDSLFGFVIIANTGIGIVQEWRAKKTLDSLAVIGEAKPTVRRDGVAAEISTSEIVLGDLVELGPGDKVVVDGAVAEADSLEIDESLLTGEADPVLKRAGDPVMSGSFVVAGGGAFTATKVGREAYAAQLAEEASRFTLVQSELRSGISTILKYVTWMMIPTAIGLIISQLVVKDNNFKDSIARTVGGIVPMIPEGLVLLTSVAFAIGVVRLGRKQCLVQELPAIEGLARVDVVCLDKTGTLTEGGMDVTEVRALNGSDEAYLHRVLGALGASDPRPNASLQAIIDAYPSPDGQSWDVTQALPFSSARKYSGAAFDEGGGRSSSWLLGAPDVLLPEADPTLTEIEQLNEQGLRVLLLARVRGELDAPDIAAGAAPGALIVLEQRLRPDAGETLAYFADQRVATKVISGDNAVSVGAVAAKLGLPGAEHTLDARKLPTDPDAMATAMEENTVFGRVTPQQKREMVAALQSRGHTVAMTGDGVNDVLALKDADIGVSMGSGSEATRAVAQIVLLNNSFATLPSVVAEGRRVIGNITRVATLFLTKTVYSVLLAVLVVCFQVEYPFLPRHLTLLSTLTIGIPAFFLALAPNKERAHPHFVRRVMRYAIPSGTIAAAATFVMYLIARHHYSGTGALDAETSAATLTLFLVSMWVLAIIARPYTWWRICLVAAMGLAFLVVLVVPWLQDFFALKLVGTTMPWTAVGIAVVASVALEYTWRLVGRRFPV, from the coding sequence ATGACTCAGCGGGCACCCGACCCCTCAGGGGATGAGCCGGACGGCTCCTCAGGACCTCCCGGCGCCGACCGGCCGGTGTTGATCGACGCCGGTTCCGAGCTCGACCCGGTCCACCCGGTCGAGCTGCCCGCCGACGGCCGCGGGCTCACCGCCGCCGAGGTCGCCGAGCGGATCGCCCGGGGCGAGGTCAACGACGTGCCCGTGCGCTCCTCCCGGTCCGTGACCGAGATCGTCCGCGCCAACGTCTTCACCCGGTTCAACCTGATCATCGGCGTGCTCTGGGTGATCATGCTGTTCGTCGCGCCCATCCAGGACAGCCTGTTCGGGTTCGTGATCATCGCCAACACCGGCATCGGCATCGTGCAGGAGTGGCGGGCCAAGAAGACCCTGGACAGCCTCGCGGTCATCGGCGAGGCGAAACCCACGGTGCGCCGCGACGGCGTGGCCGCCGAGATCTCCACCTCCGAGATCGTCCTCGGCGACCTCGTCGAACTCGGCCCCGGCGACAAGGTCGTGGTGGACGGCGCCGTCGCCGAGGCCGACAGCCTGGAGATCGACGAGTCCCTGCTCACCGGCGAGGCCGACCCGGTGCTGAAACGGGCCGGCGACCCCGTCATGTCCGGCAGCTTCGTCGTCGCGGGCGGCGGCGCCTTCACCGCCACCAAGGTCGGCCGCGAGGCCTACGCCGCACAGCTCGCCGAGGAGGCCTCCCGCTTCACGCTCGTCCAGTCCGAGCTGCGCAGCGGCATCTCGACCATCCTCAAGTACGTCACCTGGATGATGATCCCGACCGCGATCGGCCTGATCATCAGCCAGCTCGTCGTCAAGGACAACAACTTCAAGGACTCGATCGCCCGGACCGTCGGCGGCATCGTCCCGATGATCCCGGAAGGGCTGGTCCTGCTCACCTCGGTCGCCTTCGCGATCGGAGTCGTACGGCTGGGGCGCAAACAGTGCCTCGTCCAGGAACTCCCCGCCATCGAGGGCCTGGCCCGGGTCGACGTCGTCTGCCTCGACAAGACCGGCACCCTCACCGAGGGCGGCATGGACGTCACCGAGGTCCGCGCGCTGAACGGGTCGGACGAGGCGTACCTGCACCGGGTGCTGGGCGCGCTCGGCGCCTCCGACCCCCGGCCCAACGCCAGCCTCCAGGCCATCATCGACGCGTACCCGTCCCCCGACGGGCAGAGCTGGGACGTCACCCAGGCCCTGCCGTTCTCCTCGGCCCGCAAGTACAGCGGCGCCGCGTTCGACGAGGGCGGGGGGCGGTCGTCTTCCTGGCTGCTGGGAGCCCCCGACGTGCTGCTGCCCGAGGCCGACCCGACGCTCACCGAGATCGAGCAGCTCAACGAACAGGGCCTGCGGGTGCTGCTCCTGGCACGGGTGCGGGGCGAGCTGGACGCACCGGACATCGCCGCCGGGGCCGCGCCGGGCGCGCTGATCGTCCTGGAGCAGCGGCTGCGGCCCGACGCCGGGGAGACCCTCGCCTACTTCGCCGACCAGCGGGTCGCCACGAAGGTGATCTCCGGCGACAACGCCGTCTCGGTCGGCGCCGTCGCCGCGAAGCTCGGGCTGCCGGGCGCCGAACACACCCTGGACGCGCGCAAGCTGCCCACCGACCCGGACGCGATGGCCACCGCCATGGAGGAGAACACGGTCTTCGGCCGGGTCACCCCGCAGCAGAAGCGGGAGATGGTCGCCGCCCTCCAGTCGCGCGGCCACACCGTCGCGATGACGGGCGACGGCGTCAACGACGTTCTCGCCCTGAAGGACGCCGACATCGGCGTCTCGATGGGCTCGGGCTCGGAGGCGACCCGCGCGGTCGCCCAGATCGTGCTGCTGAACAACAGCTTCGCGACGCTGCCGTCCGTCGTCGCCGAGGGGCGCCGCGTCATCGGCAACATCACCCGGGTCGCCACCCTGTTCCTGACGAAGACCGTGTACTCGGTGCTGCTGGCCGTCCTGGTGGTCTGCTTCCAGGTCGAGTACCCGTTCCTGCCCCGCCATCTGACGCTGCTGTCGACGCTGACGATCGGTATCCCGGCGTTCTTCCTGGCGCTGGCCCCCAACAAGGAGCGGGCCCATCCGCACTTCGTGCGCCGCGTCATGCGGTACGCGATCCCGTCCGGCACCATCGCGGCCGCCGCCACCTTCGTGATGTACCTGATCGCCCGGCACCACTACTCCGGCACCGGCGCACTCGACGCGGAGACCAGCGCGGCGACCCTCACGCTGTTCCTGGTCTCGATGTGGGTCCTGGCGATCATCGCCCGCCCCTACACCTGGTGGCGGATCTGCCTGGTGGCCGCGATGGGCCTGGCGTTCCTGGTCGTGCTCGTGGTGCCGTGGCTCCAGGACTTCTTCGCCCTGAAGCTGGTGGGCACCACGATGCCGTGGACGGCGGTGGGCATCGCCGTGGTCGCCTCGGTCGCCCTGGAGTACACCTGGCGCCTGGTGGGCCGGCGCTTCCCGGTGTAG
- a CDS encoding NCS2 family permease produces MSPSATAPVDSTPPPSPGSAGGLDGFFKISERGSSVAREIRGGFATFFAMAYIIVLNPIILGSAKDMYGHQLDSGQLVTATVLTAAFSTLLMGVIGNVPIALAAGLGVNTVVALQLAPRMSWPDAMGMVVLAGIVVMLLVATGLRERVMNAVPTSLRKGIAIGIGMFILLIGLVDSGFVSRIPDVAHTTVPLQLGNDGHLNGWPVLVFVLGALLTLALIVRKVPGAILISIVAMTVVALIIDAIADLPGAAWGLTVPEWPGNPVASPDFGLIGDVSLFGGFDKVGVLTGVLFVFTVLLSCFFDAMGTILGVGDEAKLTDKDGNFPGINKVLFVDGIAVAAGGASSSSASTCFVESTAGVGEGARTGFASVVTGLLFTAALFLTPLATMVPSQAATPALLAVGFLIIAGSVRDIDWSDYTLAIPAFLAMVMMPFTYSITNGIGIGFIAFCVLRLAAGRGREVPVAMYVVSAVFVFYYAMPALGLT; encoded by the coding sequence ATGTCCCCCTCGGCCACCGCTCCGGTCGACTCCACCCCGCCTCCGTCCCCCGGGTCCGCCGGCGGCCTGGACGGTTTCTTCAAGATCTCCGAGCGGGGGTCGTCGGTCGCGCGTGAGATCCGCGGCGGATTCGCGACCTTCTTCGCGATGGCCTACATCATCGTGCTGAACCCGATCATCCTCGGCAGCGCGAAGGACATGTACGGCCACCAGCTCGACAGCGGCCAGCTGGTCACCGCGACCGTGCTGACGGCGGCGTTCTCCACGCTCCTCATGGGCGTCATCGGCAACGTGCCGATCGCGCTGGCCGCGGGCCTCGGCGTCAACACCGTCGTCGCCCTCCAGCTCGCCCCCCGGATGAGCTGGCCCGACGCGATGGGCATGGTCGTCCTCGCCGGCATCGTGGTCATGCTGCTGGTCGCGACCGGGCTGCGCGAACGCGTCATGAACGCCGTACCGACCTCGCTCCGCAAGGGCATCGCGATCGGTATCGGCATGTTCATCCTGCTGATCGGTCTGGTCGACTCGGGCTTCGTCTCCCGCATCCCGGACGTCGCGCACACCACCGTGCCGCTCCAGCTCGGCAACGACGGTCACCTCAACGGCTGGCCGGTCCTGGTCTTCGTCCTCGGCGCGCTGCTCACCCTCGCGCTGATCGTCCGCAAGGTGCCGGGCGCGATCCTGATCTCCATCGTGGCGATGACGGTCGTCGCGCTGATCATCGACGCGATCGCCGACCTGCCGGGCGCGGCCTGGGGCCTGACGGTGCCGGAGTGGCCGGGCAATCCGGTCGCCTCGCCGGACTTCGGGCTGATCGGCGACGTCAGCCTGTTCGGCGGCTTCGACAAGGTCGGTGTCCTCACCGGTGTCCTGTTCGTCTTCACCGTGCTGCTGTCCTGCTTCTTCGACGCGATGGGCACCATCCTCGGTGTCGGCGACGAGGCCAAGCTGACGGACAAGGACGGCAACTTCCCCGGCATCAACAAGGTGCTGTTCGTCGACGGCATCGCGGTCGCCGCGGGCGGTGCGAGCTCCTCGTCCGCCTCGACCTGCTTCGTGGAGTCCACGGCGGGTGTCGGTGAGGGAGCCCGCACCGGCTTCGCGAGCGTGGTGACGGGTCTGCTGTTCACGGCGGCGCTGTTCCTCACCCCGCTGGCGACCATGGTCCCCTCGCAGGCGGCCACTCCGGCGCTGCTGGCGGTCGGCTTCCTGATCATCGCGGGCTCGGTCCGGGACATCGACTGGAGCGACTACACGCTCGCGATCCCGGCCTTCCTCGCCATGGTCATGATGCCGTTCACGTACTCGATCACCAATGGCATCGGCATCGGCTTCATCGCGTTCTGCGTGCTGCGGCTGGCCGCCGGCCGCGGTCGCGAGGTGCCGGTCGCCATGTACGTGGTGTCGGCGGTCTTCGTCTTCTACTACGCGATGCCGGCGCTCGGCCTCACGTGA
- a CDS encoding BrnA antitoxin family protein, whose amino-acid sequence MGSTVLSLRIDGELLDRLKQHAARRGMSVQDYVVRTLIRDDFDERFQAAVDETEKFYGAEGARAEEVT is encoded by the coding sequence ATGGGATCGACAGTGCTCAGCCTGCGGATAGACGGTGAGCTGCTCGACCGGCTCAAGCAGCACGCCGCCAGACGCGGAATGAGCGTCCAGGACTATGTGGTCCGGACGCTCATTCGCGACGACTTCGACGAGCGCTTCCAGGCGGCCGTCGACGAGACGGAGAAGTTCTACGGGGCGGAGGGGGCCCGGGCCGAGGAGGTCACCTGA
- a CDS encoding calcium-binding protein, with amino-acid sequence MRMRTSAAVAIGALALTALAVPAAQADGGYGDTAITKVTVNGGKNVVVGTSLVKKFTVSVTARDDSGIAAADISLHGPGFGYLDTSSTRCSGSTCTATFTVDPKVDLMYSNDYAGTWYVDAWVDAQDGDYIWTQKARSFKFQRAATQSVNASPEPVRKGKTLTVTGKLARASWDDFKYHGYTAQSVRLQFCKKGSKTYTTVKTVKTNSTGSLKTTVKASADGYWRYSFAGTATTPAATSAADFVDVK; translated from the coding sequence ATGCGCATGCGCACCTCTGCCGCCGTCGCGATCGGCGCCCTGGCCCTGACGGCCCTCGCCGTGCCGGCCGCCCAGGCCGACGGCGGCTACGGCGACACCGCCATCACCAAGGTCACGGTCAACGGCGGCAAGAACGTGGTCGTCGGCACGAGCCTCGTCAAGAAGTTCACCGTGTCCGTGACCGCCAGGGACGACTCGGGGATCGCGGCAGCCGACATCTCCCTGCACGGACCGGGGTTCGGCTACCTCGACACGAGCAGCACCCGCTGCTCCGGCAGCACCTGCACCGCGACGTTCACGGTCGACCCCAAGGTCGACCTCATGTACTCCAACGACTACGCCGGCACCTGGTACGTCGACGCGTGGGTGGACGCCCAGGACGGCGACTACATCTGGACGCAGAAGGCCCGCTCCTTCAAGTTCCAGCGGGCGGCGACGCAGAGCGTGAACGCCTCCCCCGAGCCGGTGAGGAAGGGGAAGACCCTCACCGTCACGGGCAAGCTGGCGCGGGCCAGCTGGGACGACTTCAAGTACCACGGCTACACCGCCCAGTCGGTCAGGCTGCAGTTCTGCAAGAAGGGCAGCAAGACGTACACCACGGTGAAGACGGTGAAGACGAACAGCACCGGCAGCCTGAAGACCACGGTCAAGGCCTCGGCCGACGGCTACTGGCGCTACAGCTTCGCCGGTACGGCCACCACCCCGGCGGCGACCTCCGCGGCCGACTTCGTCGACGTGAAGTAG